A stretch of the Capsicum annuum cultivar UCD-10X-F1 chromosome 8, UCD10Xv1.1, whole genome shotgun sequence genome encodes the following:
- the LOC124886665 gene encoding protein starmaker-like, translating into MKGFQQVKRKKSSRKNKGVSINELDPFKVQEKKVAIVTGKGKQKVDRYNSEQTHEQQAISEQKRVQAENKQSRTNQIALTSTALQQVKKNIDTQKKNKQNSEQQHNQQIGKDMAISEQKRVQAENKQSRTNQIASTSTALQHVKKSIDTQKKNKQNSSQQHNQQIGKDKGEGKNKKDTDSISSEQERIDNENYSSDQDEDNISEHTGKDLTTEEEGNDGSSTDDCESIEDKNIDSDDEAEKLIQTVTNSNIEEEIEKTFQNVATRTNLSPRSKHTRRSRNNRGRRGGYNSQSVVTRSQAKNNNLSE; encoded by the exons ATGAAGGGCTTTCAACAAGTCAAAAGAAAGAAATCTAGTAGAAAGAACAAGGGAGTAAGTATCAACGAACTAGATCCCttcaaagttcaagaaaaaaagGTTGCTATAGTTACTGGTAAGGGAAAACAGAAGGTTGACAGGTATAACAGTGAGCAGACTCATGAACAACAGGCTATCTCCGAGCAGAAAAGGGTACAAGCTGAAAATAAGCAGAGTAGGACTAACCAAATAGCATTAACATCTACTGCCTTACAACAGGTAAAGAAAAACATAGACACTCAAAAGAAAAACAAGCAAAATTCAGAGCAGCAACATAATCAGCAAATAGGGAAAGACATG GCTATCTCCGAGCAGAAAAGGGTACAAGCTGAAAATAAGCAGAGTAGGACTAACCAAATAGCATCAACATCTACTGCCTTACAACATGTAAAGAAAAGCATAGACACTCAAAAGAAAAACAAGCAAAATTCATCGCAGCAACATAATCAGCAAATAGGGAAAGACAAAGGTGAAGGCAAAAATAAGAAG GATACTGATTCTATTTCCTCTGAACAAGAAAGGATTGACAATGAGAACTACTCATCTGATCAAGATGAAGACAATATCAGTGAACACACAGGGAAAGATCTAACCACAGAGGAAGAAGGTAATGATGGCTCTAGTACAGATGACTGTGAAAGTATTGAAGATAAAAATATTGATAGCGATGATGAGGCAGAAAAGTTGATTCAAACTGTCACCAACTCTAATATTGAGGAGGAAATTGAGAAAACTTTTCAAAATGTTGCTACAAGAACTAACCTCTCTCCAAGAAGTAAACACACTAGAAGAAGCAGAAACAACAGAGGTAGAAGAGGTGGATATAATTCTCAATCTGTTGTGACTAGATCACAGGCAAAAAACAACAACTTATCAGAGTGA